Proteins encoded together in one Vibrio metoecus window:
- a CDS encoding sigma-54-dependent transcriptional regulator — translation MKSTVLLIDDDQDVLDSYLHLMSIAGLTAKAVIDPTQAMSHIQPDWNGVVLLDMYMPQLHGMELLKQIKVIDDKIPVIVITGHGDIPMAVEAVKMGACDFLEKPINPPRLLTLIKQHLELRRSFIEQKLLLSRSVKRELVGKSAQMEQIRSHVAQYALLNRHVVIVGESGCGRHTIAYLIHQLTTNNGHQPWVELVASAKTEWSTVEPKVQESAGGTLLIDHIELLSEEVQRNLVQSLLNQERLNRPRTRVIAVIDQQPEQLIAQNQLLPELYYLLNQGQIDVPLLRQRPDDIAALFHYFLKQSCYKLGKPMPNVEPHYLALLRAHQWPGNVRELRNVAELYAIGIVKLAGKERLYNQEEMLSPLDELVDDYEKQVIEDALFLFSGRVADAANYLQVPRKKLYLRMKKHGLEKDAFKARG, via the coding sequence ATGAAAAGTACCGTACTGCTGATTGATGACGATCAGGATGTGTTGGATTCCTATCTACATTTGATGTCGATAGCGGGGTTGACCGCCAAAGCGGTGATCGATCCCACTCAAGCCATGAGCCACATCCAACCCGATTGGAATGGCGTCGTGCTGCTGGATATGTACATGCCCCAACTGCATGGCATGGAATTGCTCAAGCAGATCAAAGTCATAGACGACAAAATTCCGGTCATCGTGATCACGGGACACGGTGATATCCCGATGGCGGTGGAAGCAGTCAAAATGGGCGCGTGTGATTTTCTCGAAAAACCGATCAATCCTCCGCGATTGCTCACGCTGATCAAGCAACATCTTGAGCTGCGTCGCTCGTTCATCGAGCAAAAGCTGCTGTTATCCCGTTCAGTCAAACGTGAATTAGTCGGAAAATCTGCCCAAATGGAGCAAATTCGCTCTCATGTGGCGCAATATGCGCTGCTGAATCGCCATGTGGTGATAGTGGGAGAGTCGGGCTGTGGGCGGCACACTATCGCCTACCTTATCCATCAACTGACCACCAATAACGGCCACCAGCCCTGGGTTGAGTTAGTCGCTTCGGCCAAAACTGAGTGGAGTACCGTTGAACCTAAAGTGCAAGAGAGTGCGGGTGGAACCTTGTTGATTGACCATATTGAGCTGCTCAGCGAGGAAGTGCAGCGCAATTTGGTACAGAGTTTACTCAACCAAGAGCGATTAAACCGTCCAAGAACGCGAGTGATTGCGGTGATTGACCAACAACCGGAACAACTGATTGCACAAAACCAGCTTTTGCCAGAGCTTTACTATTTGCTTAATCAAGGGCAGATCGATGTGCCGTTACTGCGCCAAAGACCGGATGACATTGCGGCGCTGTTCCACTACTTCCTAAAACAGAGCTGTTATAAGCTCGGCAAACCCATGCCCAATGTTGAGCCGCATTATCTTGCCTTGCTGCGCGCCCACCAATGGCCGGGGAATGTGCGTGAGCTTCGTAATGTGGCGGAACTGTACGCGATCGGTATTGTAAAACTGGCGGGCAAAGAGCGTCTCTACAATCAGGAAGAAATGTTATCGCCATTGGATGAGTTGGTGGACGATTACGAAAAGCAAGTGATCGAAGATGCGCTGTTTCTGTTTTCTGGCCGAGTAGCTGATGCTGCGAATTATCTACAAGTGCCGCGTAAAAAGCTCTATCTGAGAATGAAAAAGCATGGTTTAGAGAAAGATGCGTTTAAAGCCCGAGGTTAG
- a CDS encoding ATP-binding protein, whose translation MSFRTRHTIGARLLLAFAFSTSLLTIVSLVAWGTWSRLDYQVEELLNQSVPKYNTSYVLETRSAEIRRRIQLIVSATSKVLLNQQHQRLQDDLTAINSALSSLQQTEEQAALQQGYAELQQITQRINELVSARIDVNRRLALFAEQLDWLHQDIGMELSPMRQELQWQLERGGAPQPQAQIMFQTINLIQAILDGETQAFLFVNELLTARHLTQVDNGMRVLQYRLDELTRLSQPLFSQPSSIAYQQLLEEWREVLQLEGEFHHSLRDMVELTQQLQSMSEQLQTQLDQQHNAIADLVANADALFVQVKGQTAQLVQEGNRVLLICFGLSIGLSLLLMYYFVHKRIVGRLHRLSESLDAIIHNDLSHPITVDGKDEIGALSEQLILYGKKVEEMERTNALSLINNTQASLITCDRYGQIESANPSAMATLRLESLAQPLTLWSCFAEHVQPKVGQLFDTKGNLIQKGAESLTLSLGNPEKPHYLRLYLRRYSQGLQDKIIVTITDVTDQEHANRLLEQRVKEKTQSLREKNRELQAEIEERQRAEAHLKKTQGELIQAAKMAVVGQTMTSLAHELNQPLSAMSTYLFSARLALDEAPQAQLAVSLDHIENLTERMGKIVNSLRHFARKNSSDESLQPVRLNSVVEQAWVLVQTKAKRQQIKLINTLPDDLMVMADALSLEQILINLIVNGCDASTTCAQPWVKLIALGTEQGMQRIAVIDSGQGFEHEVVDKLFIPFTTTKEVGLGLGLSICQSLVEKMQGRIALASNLEKGAMVILELQQDEKYRTAD comes from the coding sequence ATGAGCTTTCGCACTCGACATACGATAGGCGCTCGGTTGCTGCTTGCCTTCGCCTTTAGCACCTCGCTACTGACGATTGTGAGTTTGGTCGCGTGGGGTACGTGGAGCCGATTGGATTACCAAGTTGAGGAATTGCTTAACCAGAGCGTACCGAAATACAACACCAGTTATGTATTGGAAACGCGCAGTGCGGAGATTCGCCGCCGCATCCAATTGATTGTCAGCGCGACCAGTAAAGTGCTCCTTAATCAGCAACATCAACGCTTGCAAGATGATCTAACGGCGATCAATTCAGCCTTGTCGAGTTTGCAGCAAACCGAGGAGCAAGCCGCATTACAGCAAGGTTATGCTGAGTTGCAACAAATTACGCAGCGGATCAACGAACTGGTATCAGCTCGTATTGATGTGAATCGTCGTCTAGCTCTGTTTGCTGAACAGCTTGATTGGCTCCACCAAGATATTGGGATGGAGCTGTCGCCTATGCGTCAAGAGCTGCAATGGCAGCTTGAACGCGGCGGTGCGCCACAGCCACAAGCTCAGATCATGTTTCAAACCATCAACCTTATCCAAGCCATTTTGGATGGTGAGACACAAGCTTTCTTGTTTGTGAACGAACTATTGACTGCGAGACATCTAACACAAGTCGATAACGGCATGCGTGTATTGCAATATCGGCTTGATGAACTCACTCGACTCAGTCAGCCGCTTTTCTCTCAACCTTCTTCGATTGCTTATCAGCAACTCTTAGAAGAGTGGCGTGAAGTGTTGCAACTTGAAGGTGAGTTTCACCACAGCTTACGTGACATGGTAGAGCTCACTCAGCAACTACAAAGCATGAGTGAGCAGCTACAGACTCAGTTGGATCAACAACATAACGCAATTGCGGATCTGGTGGCGAATGCCGATGCTCTGTTTGTGCAAGTGAAGGGACAAACGGCTCAACTGGTGCAAGAAGGCAACCGAGTTCTGCTGATCTGCTTTGGGCTCTCCATCGGTTTGAGCTTGTTGCTGATGTATTACTTTGTGCATAAACGGATTGTCGGACGCTTACACCGCTTAAGTGAAAGTTTGGATGCGATTATTCATAACGATCTTTCTCACCCGATCACCGTGGATGGTAAAGACGAGATCGGGGCATTGAGTGAGCAGCTCATCTTGTATGGCAAAAAAGTGGAAGAGATGGAACGCACTAACGCGTTGAGCCTCATCAATAACACGCAAGCGAGTCTGATTACCTGTGATCGGTATGGGCAAATTGAATCCGCTAACCCGAGTGCGATGGCCACGCTGCGTTTAGAATCTCTTGCGCAACCGTTGACGCTGTGGAGCTGTTTTGCTGAACACGTACAACCTAAAGTCGGTCAATTATTTGATACGAAAGGGAATTTAATTCAGAAAGGGGCGGAGAGTTTAACCTTATCGCTCGGTAATCCAGAAAAACCTCATTACTTGCGCCTCTATTTACGCCGCTACAGCCAAGGGCTACAGGACAAGATCATTGTCACCATCACCGATGTGACCGACCAAGAACACGCCAATCGCTTGTTAGAGCAGCGAGTCAAAGAGAAAACCCAATCATTGCGCGAGAAAAACCGTGAGTTACAAGCGGAGATCGAAGAGCGCCAGCGCGCTGAAGCGCACTTGAAGAAAACACAAGGCGAGCTGATCCAAGCGGCAAAAATGGCGGTGGTCGGTCAGACGATGACGAGTTTGGCTCATGAACTTAATCAGCCGCTAAGCGCGATGTCGACTTATCTGTTTTCAGCTCGATTGGCATTAGATGAGGCACCACAAGCTCAACTGGCAGTATCGCTCGACCATATCGAAAATCTCACTGAGCGAATGGGTAAGATTGTGAACAGTCTGCGCCATTTCGCCCGCAAAAACAGCAGCGATGAATCGTTGCAGCCAGTGCGGCTCAACAGCGTTGTAGAACAAGCATGGGTATTGGTGCAAACCAAAGCGAAACGGCAGCAGATCAAACTTATCAATACCTTACCTGATGATCTCATGGTGATGGCGGATGCTTTGAGTTTAGAGCAGATCTTAATCAATCTGATTGTGAATGGCTGTGATGCTTCAACAACCTGCGCGCAACCTTGGGTCAAGCTGATTGCGTTAGGCACAGAGCAAGGGATGCAGCGGATTGCGGTGATTGATAGTGGGCAGGGTTTCGAACACGAGGTCGTTGATAAATTATTTATCCCATTTACGACCACCAAAGAGGTGGGCTTGGGACTTGGGCTGAGCATTTGCCAGTCATTAGTGGAAAAGATGCAAGGCCGGATTGCACTGGCCTCTAATTTGGAAAAAGGTGCAATGGTAATTTTGGAGCTACAGCAAGATGAAAAGTACCGTACTGCTGATTGA
- a CDS encoding ABC transporter substrate-binding protein: MQRWIFAFILPSLLLSFGVLPSVTQAAERELVILTTFSREPLLPLVEEFSRRYEGVEVQIIHRRAQSSVQLLNKSYIQNIDLVLSSSPYLMQHLAQSGKLVTLPERMQTPDWLKPYALPSSEQVATIGYSGAGLVWNQDYLKTHQLPQPKEFVDLAKPIYFGHVTMSTPARSGTTQMMVESILGKYGWQEGWGILLRVGANLATASARSFGVSDYIANGQFGVGPTIDSYALILGRKLDYVQFAYDESFTLMPTYVAQVRQNHNDEYAKAFIELLMSTSVQTNMESNDFAKHSTQDKSLFNERFTQLSMNKIILREECINTLFDLSITKQLPQLKDTLLALLDAKAQFARRPSILAKIEQIEASVFAMPISEEEVNALAEQLSPATESEEKQAEQSMLLAEKAHEWKVRLEKQLDQANQQLKILLAEEAQ; this comes from the coding sequence ATGCAGCGATGGATTTTTGCTTTTATTTTACCCAGCCTCTTGCTGAGTTTTGGTGTGTTGCCGAGTGTGACTCAGGCCGCAGAGAGAGAGTTGGTGATCCTCACTACCTTTTCGCGTGAGCCTTTATTGCCTTTGGTTGAAGAGTTCAGCCGTCGTTACGAGGGCGTGGAAGTGCAAATTATTCACCGACGCGCTCAGTCCAGCGTTCAACTGCTGAATAAGAGTTACATCCAGAACATTGATCTGGTGCTTAGCTCATCGCCTTATCTTATGCAGCATTTGGCGCAAAGCGGAAAGCTCGTCACTTTACCGGAGCGAATGCAAACGCCAGATTGGTTGAAGCCTTATGCTTTGCCTAGCTCTGAACAAGTCGCCACTATTGGTTACTCCGGTGCGGGTTTGGTCTGGAACCAAGATTATCTGAAAACGCACCAACTACCGCAGCCTAAAGAGTTTGTTGATTTAGCGAAGCCTATCTATTTTGGTCATGTCACCATGAGTACGCCTGCACGCTCTGGTACCACACAAATGATGGTGGAGAGCATTCTGGGCAAATATGGCTGGCAAGAAGGGTGGGGCATTTTGCTGCGTGTGGGCGCAAATCTTGCGACTGCGTCGGCCAGAAGTTTCGGCGTTAGTGACTATATTGCCAATGGTCAGTTTGGTGTTGGCCCAACCATAGACAGCTATGCCTTGATTCTTGGCCGTAAACTCGACTACGTACAGTTTGCGTACGATGAGAGTTTCACCTTAATGCCGACGTATGTGGCGCAAGTCAGACAGAATCATAACGACGAATACGCGAAAGCGTTTATTGAGCTTTTGATGTCGACTTCGGTACAGACCAATATGGAGAGTAACGATTTCGCCAAGCACAGCACTCAAGATAAATCTTTGTTTAATGAGCGTTTCACTCAATTATCTATGAACAAGATTATCCTCCGAGAAGAGTGCATCAATACCCTGTTTGATCTTTCTATCACCAAGCAATTGCCCCAATTAAAAGATACTTTGCTGGCGTTACTTGATGCTAAAGCACAGTTTGCTCGCCGTCCGTCTATCTTGGCGAAGATAGAGCAGATTGAAGCGTCGGTGTTTGCCATGCCGATATCCGAGGAAGAAGTGAACGCTTTAGCCGAGCAGTTATCTCCGGCAACAGAATCTGAAGAGAAGCAAGCCGAACAGAGCATGTTGCTGGCGGAAAAAGCGCATGAATGGAAAGTCCGCCTGGAGAAGCAGTTAGATCAGGCCAATCAACAATTGAAAATCTTGTTGGCTGAGGAAGCACAATGA
- a CDS encoding MFS transporter → MLNFFKTRPDLPLMSSSKAEMLKRYKSYQWQVFIGLIFGYAMFYVVRMALGVVKKPMLDAGIVTLEELGIMGSAFFFTYAFGKFLNGFLSDYANIGRFMSFSLLLSGIASIFMGMNTVAFFFVLLWGLNGWFQSVGSAPSCVSIYQWFSPKQRGSRYSIWGGSRNIGEGITWILTATLVSYFGWRAGFIGAGIAGIVASLIMFKLLKDRPQTYGMPDPGTAFDEGTEIKKSNDPKETRRAQMFILKQPVVWLIALACAAMYISRYAMSSWAVLFLQEQKGYSLIDAGFAMSMYPTAGLAGAILSGILSDKVFKGNRNIPNLLYGLTNIAGMCLMFFGPDNRIVDAVALSMIGFSIGGLVVFLAGLIACDLMPKNAVGAVKGLIGLCSYIAASAQELISASLITVTEVEGVKHYDFGNAQYFWLAAGVVSVLLALTVWNAKKVVDIDEAEGKPLKTQEAS, encoded by the coding sequence ATGCTTAATTTCTTTAAAACCCGCCCAGATCTGCCTTTAATGAGCAGCTCAAAAGCGGAAATGTTAAAACGCTACAAAAGTTATCAGTGGCAAGTCTTTATTGGCCTGATTTTCGGTTACGCCATGTTCTACGTGGTACGTATGGCGCTCGGCGTAGTGAAAAAGCCGATGCTGGATGCGGGTATCGTAACCCTCGAAGAACTCGGTATCATGGGTTCGGCATTCTTCTTTACTTACGCATTTGGTAAGTTCCTGAACGGCTTCCTGTCTGACTATGCCAACATTGGCCGCTTTATGTCGTTCTCACTGCTGCTGTCGGGTATCGCCTCTATCTTCATGGGGATGAACACCGTCGCTTTCTTCTTCGTTCTGTTATGGGGCTTGAACGGTTGGTTCCAATCAGTAGGTTCTGCGCCATCTTGCGTATCTATCTACCAATGGTTCTCTCCAAAGCAACGTGGTAGCCGTTACTCAATCTGGGGTGGCTCACGTAACATCGGTGAAGGTATCACTTGGATCCTAACGGCAACCTTGGTGAGCTACTTCGGCTGGCGTGCAGGTTTCATCGGTGCTGGTATCGCAGGTATCGTTGCTTCTCTCATCATGTTTAAACTTTTGAAAGACCGTCCACAAACTTACGGTATGCCAGATCCAGGCACAGCGTTTGACGAGGGTACTGAAATCAAAAAATCGAACGACCCAAAAGAAACTCGTCGTGCGCAAATGTTCATCCTGAAGCAACCTGTTGTATGGCTAATCGCTCTAGCTTGTGCGGCGATGTACATCTCTCGCTACGCGATGTCTTCATGGGCAGTTCTGTTCCTGCAAGAACAAAAAGGCTACTCACTGATTGACGCTGGTTTTGCGATGTCTATGTACCCAACTGCGGGTCTGGCTGGTGCGATTCTGTCGGGTATCTTGTCTGACAAAGTGTTCAAAGGTAACCGTAACATCCCTAACCTGCTGTACGGATTGACCAACATCGCTGGTATGTGTCTGATGTTCTTCGGCCCAGATAACCGTATCGTTGATGCTGTAGCACTGAGCATGATCGGCTTCTCAATCGGTGGTCTAGTAGTATTCCTAGCAGGTCTGATCGCTTGTGACCTGATGCCGAAAAACGCAGTAGGTGCAGTTAAAGGTCTGATCGGTCTATGTTCTTACATCGCCGCTTCTGCTCAAGAACTTATCTCTGCATCACTGATCACAGTAACTGAAGTAGAAGGCGTAAAACACTACGACTTCGGTAACGCTCAGTACTTCTGGCTGGCAGCGGGTGTGGTTTCAGTACTGCTCGCACTGACAGTGTGGAATGCGAAGAAAGTCGTCGATATCGACGAAGCTGAAGGCAAGCCTCTGAAAACTCAAGAAGCCTCTTAA
- the pyk gene encoding pyruvate kinase, which yields MCKTKIVATLGPASQTRETLTQLIQAGVNVVRLNFSHGSAEEHIARAEMVREIAQELNVSVGVLVDLQGPKIRIACFEEGAIQLAAGDTFILDGNLDRQAGTQERVGLDYPELIDDLKVGNILLLDDGRIQLEVTAVDAQTRIVHTVALNSGKLSNRKGINLLGGGLSAPALTEKDKIDIITAAELQADFLAVSFPRNAEDIEYARQLAVQAGCHAHIVAKVERAEVVANEAAMDSVIRASDVIMVARGDLGVEIGDARLPSVQKALIARSKHLGKPVITATQMMESMIENPLPTRAEVLDVANAVIDGTDAIMLSAESAAGRYPVEAVQAMVRIAQGVEHETHCAQDCWDALQHLCSDAGKSFALSSMISASKVNKDLGVAIVTEQGETPLLMSRCQSQATIWAVSDKPALLRKLSILRGVTPTYFQHLDKQGDIATQLIHLLRKPAQDKQISSILVTQLESVEGVGHINVCRLLNLAQQEELVA from the coding sequence ATGTGTAAAACCAAAATTGTGGCCACTTTAGGCCCAGCTAGCCAAACTCGTGAAACCCTTACTCAACTCATCCAAGCTGGCGTGAACGTTGTTCGCCTTAACTTTTCTCACGGCAGCGCTGAAGAACACATTGCTCGCGCCGAAATGGTTCGTGAAATCGCTCAAGAGCTGAATGTGAGCGTTGGCGTACTGGTTGACCTGCAAGGTCCTAAAATTCGTATCGCTTGCTTTGAAGAAGGCGCGATTCAACTCGCCGCAGGCGACACCTTTATTCTTGATGGCAATTTAGATCGTCAAGCCGGTACTCAAGAGCGCGTGGGTTTAGATTACCCAGAACTGATTGATGATCTGAAAGTGGGCAATATCCTGCTCCTTGATGATGGCCGTATCCAACTTGAAGTGACCGCGGTAGATGCCCAAACTCGCATCGTTCACACTGTAGCACTCAACAGCGGCAAACTTTCAAACCGTAAAGGCATTAACCTGCTGGGCGGTGGTCTTTCAGCGCCTGCACTGACTGAAAAAGACAAAATCGACATCATTACTGCGGCTGAGCTGCAAGCAGACTTCTTAGCCGTTTCTTTCCCACGTAATGCAGAAGACATTGAATACGCACGTCAATTAGCCGTACAAGCGGGTTGCCATGCACACATTGTTGCCAAAGTTGAGCGTGCTGAAGTGGTTGCCAATGAAGCGGCAATGGACAGCGTGATCCGCGCGTCAGATGTGATCATGGTTGCTCGTGGTGACTTAGGCGTAGAAATTGGTGATGCTCGCCTACCAAGCGTACAAAAAGCGCTGATCGCTCGTTCTAAGCACTTAGGTAAGCCAGTGATCACTGCCACTCAAATGATGGAGTCCATGATCGAAAACCCACTGCCAACGCGTGCAGAAGTGTTAGACGTGGCAAACGCTGTTATTGATGGTACTGACGCGATCATGCTTTCAGCAGAGTCAGCAGCGGGACGTTACCCAGTTGAAGCCGTGCAAGCTATGGTGCGTATCGCACAAGGTGTTGAGCATGAAACTCACTGCGCACAAGATTGCTGGGATGCACTACAACATCTTTGCAGCGATGCGGGCAAAAGCTTCGCTCTGTCTTCAATGATTTCAGCATCCAAAGTGAATAAAGATCTTGGTGTTGCGATTGTGACTGAGCAAGGCGAAACGCCACTGTTGATGTCACGCTGCCAAAGCCAAGCCACCATTTGGGCGGTTTCTGATAAGCCTGCTCTACTGCGTAAGCTATCCATTCTGCGTGGTGTAACACCGACTTATTTCCAGCATTTAGACAAGCAAGGTGATATTGCTACTCAGCTGATTCACTTGCTGCGTAAACCTGCACAAGATAAGCAAATTTCATCCATCCTAGTGACTCAACTTGAGTCAGTAGAAGGTGTTGGTCACATTAACGTGTGCCGACTACTGAATTTGGCGCAACAGGAAGAACTGGTCGCCTAA
- the torS gene encoding TMAO reductase system sensor histidine kinase/response regulator TorS, with protein MRLAKASIGRKLLFSFSAMALLVLLSALIGVLGFSLVAKTERDMVNNAIPSMIEARQVAELSHQIIASAQTLSSAKNEQEHQETGQKVFTQLETLLTHIQQLGEEAFDSVLLDRLEQDVQNVIDSLAQLGRRVEQRLSLEGQLGLSVKEMRKLAQELEQLTRTQVLNTSTIAVANVTHIYDLLQKQQQAKVYQALDNLVEVDLDLAERLHELHLLAFKVLNEIEETQTVTDLERILALDAEFAQNLSIMQRRVQAVEDPTRSKQMVSLLRELEKRRIVFDLLKQRYDNEQAAQQLLQDSLTQFTSLNKTVNQLVDASNQVTTEAVGKLSNTLYYAQLILTILGLLGLVIVVWIVWQVVYRSVIQRLDKHTAALLSVAKGQLEVEVETQGKDELAQMGLAIAHARDTAKALKVVAESEVLAKRELQQHKEHLEELVEQRTHQLSEMNHKLNQEVLNHAKARYQAEQASRAKSAFLATMSHEIRTPMNGVLGTARLLQETSLTSTQQHYVQVINRSGRSLLAILNDVLDYSKIEAGHLEIHQAHFDLYRLVRETHELMQSRALEKGITLSYQFEDDVTRYWQGDEIRIGQVLNNLVGNGIKFTEQGHVCIRISQDPEGQGIRFAVEDSGIGIAEQDQVSLFDAFTQAEAGRRKQGTGLGLAISRKLVQAMGGELQLSSQLGQGSCFSFTLPLEPGQPVDTPARTLDEVPVADVLVVEDNEVNCLVAQGFLNSLGHRVTIAKSVQEAKLCFQQQRFDIALLDIHLPDGNGVDLLRDLRQMEDSAHNAVIPFIAVSAHVFNEEVAGYLAAGFDGYLPKPLVKEQLAAMLRQQLAGHVTDAVSDGATMKPQSETPASIVTEQAEKEAVAVLDMSKFEQDLQILGVDKMREIVGYFEQGCAEFFAICEEQKNNDAVIKSQAHKLKGSAGALWLTALYQLCQRIEQAASPAEVYQLTPLVEAVEQAKHALYQALS; from the coding sequence ATGCGTCTCGCTAAAGCCAGTATTGGTCGCAAGCTCTTATTCTCTTTCAGCGCGATGGCGTTGCTGGTGCTTCTCTCCGCATTGATCGGTGTTTTAGGCTTTTCTCTGGTCGCGAAAACAGAACGGGATATGGTGAACAATGCCATTCCATCCATGATTGAAGCTCGTCAAGTGGCGGAGCTTAGCCACCAGATCATTGCGTCTGCCCAAACCCTCTCCAGTGCCAAAAATGAGCAAGAACACCAAGAAACTGGGCAAAAAGTGTTTACTCAATTGGAAACCTTGCTCACCCATATTCAGCAATTGGGAGAGGAAGCCTTTGATAGCGTCTTACTTGATCGCTTAGAACAGGATGTGCAAAACGTGATTGATTCGCTCGCGCAGCTAGGGCGTCGAGTCGAACAGCGCCTCTCATTGGAAGGGCAACTGGGGCTGAGTGTGAAAGAGATGCGTAAATTGGCGCAAGAGCTAGAGCAGTTAACGCGTACTCAGGTGCTCAATACCAGTACGATTGCGGTGGCGAATGTCACTCACATCTATGATCTATTGCAAAAGCAGCAGCAAGCAAAGGTGTATCAAGCCTTAGATAATTTGGTTGAGGTGGATTTAGATCTGGCGGAGCGTTTACATGAGCTGCATCTGCTGGCCTTTAAAGTGCTCAATGAAATTGAAGAAACGCAAACCGTGACTGATTTGGAGCGGATCTTGGCTTTGGATGCGGAATTTGCACAGAACCTGAGCATTATGCAGCGCCGTGTGCAAGCGGTAGAAGATCCAACCCGTTCGAAACAGATGGTCAGTTTATTGCGCGAGCTAGAAAAACGGCGCATCGTGTTCGATTTACTCAAACAACGCTACGATAACGAACAAGCAGCACAACAACTGCTGCAAGACAGCTTGACCCAATTTACCAGTCTCAATAAAACGGTTAACCAGTTAGTGGATGCGTCAAACCAAGTGACGACAGAAGCGGTGGGGAAACTTTCCAATACTTTGTATTACGCGCAACTGATCTTGACCATTTTGGGGTTGCTCGGTTTGGTGATCGTGGTGTGGATAGTGTGGCAAGTGGTGTACCGTTCAGTGATTCAAAGGTTGGATAAACATACCGCGGCACTGCTTTCTGTTGCCAAAGGTCAACTTGAGGTCGAGGTTGAAACACAAGGTAAAGATGAGTTGGCACAAATGGGGCTGGCGATTGCCCATGCGCGTGATACCGCCAAAGCACTTAAGGTGGTGGCAGAAAGTGAGGTGCTGGCGAAGCGCGAACTGCAACAACACAAAGAGCACTTGGAAGAGTTGGTGGAGCAGCGTACCCATCAATTGAGTGAAATGAACCATAAACTCAACCAAGAAGTGCTTAATCACGCCAAAGCACGTTACCAAGCTGAGCAGGCAAGCCGTGCCAAATCAGCGTTCTTGGCTACCATGAGCCATGAAATTCGTACCCCGATGAATGGGGTGTTGGGCACGGCGCGTCTGTTGCAGGAAACCTCTCTTACTTCAACCCAGCAACACTACGTGCAAGTGATTAACCGCAGTGGGCGATCACTGCTCGCGATCCTTAACGATGTGTTGGATTATTCCAAGATCGAAGCGGGGCATTTGGAGATTCATCAAGCCCATTTTGACTTATACCGTTTAGTGCGTGAAACCCATGAGCTGATGCAAAGCCGTGCTTTAGAGAAGGGCATTACGCTGTCTTATCAATTTGAAGATGATGTAACACGATACTGGCAGGGCGATGAAATACGCATCGGACAAGTGCTGAATAATTTGGTCGGCAACGGGATCAAATTTACCGAACAAGGACATGTATGTATCCGAATTAGCCAAGACCCGGAAGGGCAAGGTATCCGCTTTGCGGTGGAAGATTCGGGAATTGGTATCGCGGAGCAAGATCAAGTGTCACTGTTTGATGCCTTCACGCAAGCGGAAGCAGGGCGTCGTAAACAAGGGACTGGGCTAGGTTTAGCGATCAGCCGCAAGCTAGTGCAAGCGATGGGGGGAGAGTTACAGTTATCATCCCAATTGGGACAAGGCAGTTGCTTTAGCTTCACACTGCCTTTAGAGCCGGGTCAACCCGTAGACACACCAGCCCGTACCTTGGATGAAGTACCTGTGGCTGATGTGTTGGTGGTGGAAGATAACGAAGTCAACTGTTTGGTGGCACAAGGCTTTTTAAACAGCTTAGGTCACCGTGTCACCATAGCGAAAAGCGTGCAGGAAGCGAAGCTGTGCTTCCAACAGCAACGCTTTGATATTGCATTACTTGATATTCATTTGCCGGATGGAAATGGGGTTGATTTGCTGCGCGACTTGCGGCAAATGGAAGATAGTGCGCATAACGCAGTAATTCCTTTTATCGCGGTTTCTGCTCATGTGTTTAATGAAGAAGTAGCCGGGTACTTAGCTGCCGGTTTTGATGGCTATCTGCCTAAACCTCTGGTCAAAGAACAATTAGCCGCCATGCTGCGTCAACAGTTGGCGGGGCATGTAACGGATGCTGTCAGCGATGGTGCAACAATGAAACCTCAATCAGAGACTCCTGCTTCCATAGTCACGGAACAAGCGGAGAAGGAAGCCGTTGCAGTGCTGGATATGAGCAAGTTTGAGCAGGATTTACAGATCCTTGGTGTCGACAAAATGCGCGAAATCGTCGGCTATTTTGAACAAGGATGTGCAGAGTTCTTCGCTATTTGTGAAGAGCAGAAAAACAACGATGCGGTGATCAAAAGCCAAGCCCATAAATTGAAAGGCTCTGCAGGAGCGTTGTGGTTAACGGCGTTATATCAACTTTGCCAACGGATTGAGCAAGCCGCTTCCCCTGCTGAAGTTTATCAATTAACTCCATTAGTTGAAGCCGTAGAACAAGCAAAACACGCTTTGTATCAAGCGCTTAGCTAA